One segment of Actinomyces sp. 432 DNA contains the following:
- a CDS encoding DUF3073 domain-containing protein, producing the protein MGRGRQKAKATKVARKLKYFSPETDYAALERELATASSAASPDTQTDEDMYEELAAKYGVNDDWDDEAEDA; encoded by the coding sequence ATGGGGCGTGGCCGTCAGAAGGCCAAGGCGACCAAGGTCGCCCGCAAGCTCAAGTACTTCAGCCCGGAGACGGACTACGCGGCGCTCGAACGCGAGCTCGCCACGGCGTCTTCCGCGGCATCCCCCGACACTCAAACCGACGAGGACATGTACGAGGAGCTGGCCGCCAAATACGGCGTCAACGACGACTGGGACGACGAGGCCGAGGACGCCTGA
- a CDS encoding LacI family DNA-binding transcriptional regulator produces the protein MDLDNVSAGRLAAEHLLDRGVQRPAIITGPLDMVAAHDRLRGFREVLGRAGIDPVLREGAFTVESGRAAGEALAPRIESGEIDGVFASSDQMALAALAAWRERGLQVPDNVKLVSCDNGPDAALADPPLTSVDNPTDVLGRAATDMLRAILDETWDGQPVLVPARLVVRQSC, from the coding sequence GTGGACCTGGACAACGTCTCCGCCGGCAGGCTAGCCGCCGAGCACCTGCTGGACCGGGGCGTACAGCGCCCGGCGATTATTACCGGCCCGCTGGACATGGTGGCCGCTCACGACCGCCTCCGGGGCTTCCGCGAGGTGCTGGGCAGGGCAGGGATCGATCCGGTCCTGCGGGAGGGCGCCTTCACCGTCGAGTCGGGGCGCGCGGCCGGCGAGGCTCTGGCACCGCGGATCGAGTCGGGTGAGATCGACGGCGTCTTCGCGTCCTCCGACCAGATGGCCCTGGCGGCTCTGGCGGCGTGGCGGGAGCGGGGACTGCAGGTACCAGACAACGTCAAACTGGTCTCGTGCGACAACGGGCCGGATGCGGCCCTGGCCGACCCACCGCTGACTTCCGTGGACAACCCCACCGATGTCTTGGGCCGGGCCGCCACCGACATGCTGCGCGCAATCCTGGATGAGACCTGGGACGGGCAGCCGGTGCTCGTGCCGGCCCGGCTGGTGGTACGGCAGTCCTGCTGA
- a CDS encoding metallopeptidase family protein: protein MSPTHLSETEFEAAVADALEMIPEELATQMDNVVVLVEDEPDPEMLTDADYDEDGRPTLLGLYEGVPLTERDAGWSLVLPDRILIFQGPLQRWCSSRQELVEQVAVTVIHEVAHHFGISDTRLHELGWE, encoded by the coding sequence ATGAGCCCGACGCACCTGTCCGAGACCGAGTTCGAAGCCGCCGTGGCGGACGCCCTGGAGATGATCCCGGAGGAACTCGCAACTCAGATGGACAACGTAGTGGTGCTGGTCGAGGACGAGCCAGATCCGGAGATGCTCACCGACGCGGACTACGACGAAGACGGCAGGCCCACACTGCTGGGCCTGTACGAAGGCGTACCGCTGACCGAGCGCGACGCCGGCTGGTCCCTGGTCCTGCCCGACCGCATCCTCATCTTCCAAGGACCACTGCAACGCTGGTGCAGCTCACGCCAGGAACTGGTCGAGCAGGTGGCGGTGACGGTCATTCATGAGGTTGCCCACCACTTCGGCATCTCGGATACGCGCCTGCACGAGCTCGGCTGGGAGTAA
- a CDS encoding LacI family DNA-binding transcriptional regulator, with protein MRSSERITLEDVARAAGVSRATASRVVRGDTGVTEKKTKAVRAAVASLGYIPNSAARALVSRRTGTVAVVIPEPDQLIFSDPFLTRTVQEISHHLDAADIQLVMVFGDQAGHGRRAAKYLRNGSVDGAIVISHHRFSGQVEAIMGVQLPVVFIGRP; from the coding sequence ATGCGCTCATCGGAAAGGATCACGCTGGAGGATGTGGCCCGTGCCGCCGGCGTCTCTCGCGCCACCGCCTCGCGCGTGGTCCGCGGGGACACCGGTGTAACCGAGAAGAAGACCAAGGCTGTCAGGGCGGCGGTCGCCTCACTGGGATACATTCCCAACTCTGCCGCCCGCGCCCTGGTCTCACGCCGCACCGGAACCGTCGCCGTCGTCATTCCCGAGCCGGATCAGCTGATCTTCTCCGACCCCTTCCTGACTCGGACGGTCCAGGAGATCTCCCACCACCTGGACGCCGCGGATATCCAGCTGGTCATGGTCTTCGGGGATCAGGCCGGCCACGGCCGCCGCGCGGCGAAGTACCTGCGCAACGGTTCGGTCGATGGTGCGATCGTCATTTCCCACCACCGCTTCAGCGGGCAGGTGGAGGCCATCATGGGCGTGCAGCTACCGGTGGTGTTCATTGGGCGCCCCTAG
- a CDS encoding phage holin family protein: protein MSQQPNQPPSAPPRQDSAAATPTLSELVNRISENISALVHGEIDLAKAKGKRMATTMGVGGALLAVGGVIAMYGVGFLLSTFVELLALALPLWAAKLIVAAVLLIVAAIAALIGAKRLQAARADIPILRGPSSATSTPSSPPRPPASRRATSSE, encoded by the coding sequence ATGAGCCAGCAGCCCAACCAGCCCCCGTCGGCACCGCCACGGCAAGACTCTGCAGCGGCAACGCCGACGCTCAGCGAGCTAGTCAACCGGATCTCGGAGAACATCTCCGCGCTGGTGCACGGGGAGATCGACCTGGCCAAGGCCAAGGGCAAGCGCATGGCCACCACCATGGGGGTGGGCGGTGCGCTGCTGGCCGTCGGCGGAGTCATCGCCATGTACGGGGTCGGCTTCCTGCTGAGTACCTTCGTCGAGCTCCTCGCCCTGGCTCTGCCGCTATGGGCGGCCAAGCTCATCGTTGCAGCCGTGCTGCTGATCGTGGCCGCCATCGCCGCACTAATCGGCGCCAAGCGCCTCCAGGCCGCCAGGGCAGACATCCCGATCCTAAGGGGGCCCTCGAGCGCGACCTCAACTCCGTCAAGTCCGCCGCGTCCGCCGGCTTCGAGAAGGGCAACCAGCAGTGAGTGA
- a CDS encoding ABC transporter ATP-binding protein — protein sequence MALPVAPGKVAMRKTFGIMAAYRMRFVWVLVLQIAAVLATLVAPQLLGRLVTRVSAGTATVDYVDKIVLVIVLVTLVGAMINRFAQMRARTLGESVFADLRERMMNRVVHLPLSAVESAGTGDLVGRTTNDVSRIEFLVRVGVPQIMVCTVTIVFTIAAAAVSNPLLAAGLLVVGPPVWTMMRWYLPISVPAYRAGSAADARVNGVVSETVDHVFTVDALGIGRRREEVIAASVAEAWSLEKFTAWLRVRLYLVLDVAWRAPVVVILLWGGFLASRGWVSLGAITTVTLYAMELRKPIGQLMYWIDQVQVSQASLTRILGVEEVPDDRTPTGAVPADTHMRLRDVRFAYREGLEVLHGIDLDLVPGERLAVVGPSGSGKSTLGRMLAGINPPTSGSVTVGGVPLTDLPETELRRHVALVTQEQHVFAGTIADNVRLGRPEADDVTIANAIAAIGARKWVDELPDGMHTLVGSGNLTLTPAQAQEVALARLVLLDPHTLILDEATSLLDPHAARTLERTLSTALAGRTVIEVAHRLYTAQDADRVAVMLEGRIVELGTHDELVALGGEYASLWEAWSQE from the coding sequence ATGGCACTGCCCGTAGCCCCCGGCAAGGTGGCCATGCGCAAGACCTTCGGCATCATGGCCGCCTACCGCATGCGATTCGTGTGGGTGCTGGTGCTGCAGATAGCCGCAGTGCTGGCCACCCTGGTGGCCCCGCAGCTGCTGGGTCGGCTGGTGACCCGCGTGTCTGCGGGTACCGCCACGGTCGATTATGTGGACAAGATCGTCCTGGTGATCGTGCTGGTCACGCTCGTCGGGGCGATGATCAACCGCTTTGCGCAGATGCGTGCGCGCACTCTCGGGGAGTCCGTGTTCGCGGACCTGCGCGAGCGCATGATGAACCGGGTGGTGCACCTGCCGCTGTCAGCCGTCGAGTCCGCGGGCACCGGCGACCTGGTGGGTCGCACCACTAATGACGTTTCCCGCATCGAGTTCCTGGTGCGGGTGGGCGTGCCCCAGATCATGGTGTGCACGGTGACGATTGTCTTCACTATCGCCGCGGCGGCGGTGTCCAACCCACTGCTGGCGGCGGGGCTGCTGGTGGTGGGCCCGCCGGTGTGGACGATGATGCGCTGGTACCTGCCGATCTCGGTGCCCGCCTACCGTGCCGGCTCAGCCGCCGATGCGCGGGTGAATGGCGTCGTCTCGGAGACGGTGGACCATGTGTTCACGGTTGACGCGCTGGGGATAGGGCGTCGGCGGGAGGAGGTCATCGCCGCGTCAGTCGCGGAGGCCTGGAGCCTGGAGAAGTTCACTGCCTGGCTGCGGGTGCGCCTGTACCTGGTGCTGGATGTGGCCTGGCGGGCCCCGGTGGTGGTGATTCTGCTGTGGGGAGGTTTTCTGGCGTCTCGCGGGTGGGTGAGCCTAGGTGCTATCACCACGGTGACCTTGTACGCCATGGAGCTGCGCAAGCCGATTGGCCAGCTGATGTACTGGATTGACCAGGTGCAGGTGTCCCAGGCCTCGCTCACGCGCATCCTGGGCGTGGAGGAGGTGCCGGACGACCGCACCCCCACCGGGGCCGTCCCTGCCGACACGCACATGCGTCTACGTGACGTCCGCTTCGCCTACCGGGAGGGGCTGGAGGTGCTCCACGGGATCGACCTGGACCTGGTGCCTGGTGAGCGGCTCGCCGTCGTCGGCCCGTCCGGGTCGGGCAAGTCGACGCTGGGGCGCATGCTGGCCGGCATCAACCCACCCACATCCGGTTCCGTGACGGTGGGTGGCGTACCACTGACGGATCTGCCCGAAACGGAGCTGCGTAGGCACGTGGCACTGGTCACGCAGGAGCAGCACGTGTTCGCCGGGACGATCGCCGACAACGTGCGCCTGGGCCGCCCGGAGGCCGACGACGTGACCATCGCCAACGCGATCGCCGCTATCGGTGCGCGCAAGTGGGTGGATGAGCTGCCCGACGGCATGCACACGCTGGTCGGTTCGGGGAACTTGACGCTTACGCCGGCGCAAGCGCAGGAGGTGGCGCTGGCACGACTGGTGCTGCTGGATCCGCACACGCTGATCCTGGATGAGGCGACGTCGTTGCTCGACCCGCACGCGGCTCGGACCCTGGAGAGGACACTGTCGACGGCGCTGGCCGGGCGCACGGTGATCGAGGTGGCGCACCGCCTGTACACGGCTCAGGACGCGGATCGGGTCGCGGTGATGCTGGAGGGTCGCATCGTGGAGCTGGGTACGCATGACGAGTTGGTCGCCCTCGGCGGAGAGTATGCGAGCCTGTGGGAGGCCTGGAGCCAAGAGTAG
- a CDS encoding FtsX-like permease family protein — MVLLFAILIGLAVALVIAATFSSSLRRRAGALALLKANGVPTPMLLGAVVAQALTIGLLGGALGLLAGLGASRLPSAEIPSVLTVPWDSDEALLPLELAIGSTLLATLVGALPAALHAAGLPAGPAPSPLPAASRQADLPRVGGIGGIALLAIGAVGTGVAWRMDTLPHRVGILGLAAGALLVGLLVGLPTVLQPLVALLGLPARLGSSGRLALRHLAADPHGAAAIAVAPMLTAMAACAGATQAVSLRTALAHGAAEGLSPEPVTAQLEALPTLMAGASALSGLCAAAALAAGTRARTGEGALMQALGQSRGQRAGQLLCEFALATAAGIVLGAAVGLLLAGATEDVLTGLGGGAPAIPGRQLALLLVLGCGVGILSAAVIAVIPTGRRAGASAPGATPEPSW, encoded by the coding sequence CTGGTCCTGCTGTTCGCAATCCTGATAGGGCTGGCGGTAGCGCTGGTCATAGCCGCGACGTTCAGCAGTAGCCTGCGGCGACGCGCCGGGGCGCTTGCGCTTCTCAAGGCGAATGGGGTGCCGACGCCGATGCTGCTGGGGGCGGTAGTCGCCCAGGCGCTCACCATCGGGTTGCTGGGCGGCGCGCTCGGGCTGCTCGCCGGCTTGGGGGCATCGCGGCTGCCCTCCGCTGAGATCCCGTCGGTTCTCACCGTGCCCTGGGACTCCGATGAGGCGCTGCTGCCGCTGGAGCTGGCCATCGGCTCCACCCTGCTGGCAACGCTGGTCGGCGCCCTGCCGGCTGCTCTGCACGCGGCCGGCCTCCCGGCGGGGCCGGCGCCATCCCCGCTCCCGGCTGCGTCGCGGCAGGCGGACCTGCCCAGAGTCGGCGGCATCGGCGGCATCGCACTCCTGGCCATCGGTGCTGTCGGCACCGGGGTCGCCTGGCGCATGGACACCCTGCCCCACCGCGTCGGCATACTGGGCCTCGCTGCCGGGGCGCTGCTCGTCGGCCTACTGGTGGGCCTGCCTACTGTGCTGCAGCCCCTGGTAGCCCTACTGGGCCTGCCGGCGCGCCTCGGTTCCAGCGGTCGGCTGGCACTGCGCCACCTGGCAGCCGATCCACACGGCGCGGCAGCCATCGCGGTGGCCCCGATGCTCACCGCCATGGCGGCGTGCGCGGGCGCAACCCAGGCAGTCTCACTGCGCACCGCCCTCGCGCACGGCGCCGCGGAGGGGCTCTCCCCGGAACCGGTGACCGCACAGCTGGAGGCGCTGCCGACGCTCATGGCGGGCGCGAGCGCGCTCAGCGGCCTGTGTGCAGCGGCGGCGCTGGCGGCAGGGACCCGCGCGCGCACGGGCGAGGGTGCGCTCATGCAGGCGCTCGGACAGAGCCGCGGCCAGCGCGCCGGGCAGCTTCTGTGCGAGTTCGCACTCGCTACTGCCGCAGGCATCGTGCTGGGCGCGGCGGTCGGCCTGCTCCTGGCCGGGGCCACCGAGGACGTGCTGACCGGACTGGGCGGTGGCGCGCCTGCCATTCCCGGGCGGCAGCTGGCACTGCTGCTGGTGCTCGGCTGCGGCGTCGGCATACTGTCCGCAGCGGTTATTGCTGTTATACCCACGGGCAGGCGGGCAGGCGCCTCTGCACCGGGGGCGACGCCGGAGCCGAGCTGGTGA
- the purM gene encoding phosphoribosylformylglycinamidine cyclo-ligase gives MSQSTPPADASAAPITYAAAGVDTAAGDRAVELMKASVAATMTPAVVGGVGGFAGMIDVSELRAFRRPLLATSTDGVGTKIAIAQALDVHDTIGQDLVGMVIDDIVVVGARPLLMTDYIACGKVVPQRIADIVRGVAQACAAVGTPLLGGETAEHPGLMGADDYDVAGAATGVVEADRALGAQRVRPGDVLVALAASGLHSNGYSLVRRVVDQAGWSLEREVPEFGRTLGEELLEPTRLYTRMLLDLIEQVDPADADPAALRIRALAHVTGGGLGANLARVLPAGTVADVDRGTWVVPAVFDVVRRLGAVPWDDLESTLNLGVGMVAVVAADAVGDVLRGAEAAGMPAWVLGGVSDAADYAPRGRLVSGTKGVDGGSVDLHGSYRVA, from the coding sequence ATGAGTCAGAGCACACCCCCCGCCGACGCCTCCGCCGCCCCGATCACTTACGCCGCTGCCGGCGTAGACACGGCGGCGGGAGACCGGGCGGTGGAGCTGATGAAGGCCTCGGTTGCCGCCACCATGACCCCCGCCGTAGTCGGAGGAGTGGGCGGTTTCGCCGGGATGATCGATGTCTCGGAACTGCGTGCCTTCCGCCGCCCGCTGCTGGCGACCTCCACCGACGGCGTGGGCACCAAGATCGCTATCGCGCAGGCGCTCGACGTGCACGACACCATCGGGCAGGACCTGGTGGGCATGGTCATTGACGACATTGTGGTGGTCGGTGCCCGCCCCCTGCTCATGACCGACTACATTGCCTGCGGCAAGGTCGTTCCGCAGCGCATTGCAGACATCGTGCGCGGCGTCGCGCAGGCCTGCGCCGCCGTCGGTACGCCGCTTCTGGGCGGGGAGACCGCCGAGCACCCCGGGCTGATGGGGGCGGACGACTACGACGTCGCCGGTGCGGCCACCGGCGTGGTTGAGGCCGACCGGGCCCTTGGCGCGCAGCGGGTGCGTCCCGGGGACGTGCTTGTGGCCCTGGCTGCCTCCGGCCTGCACTCCAATGGCTACTCGCTGGTGCGACGCGTGGTTGACCAGGCGGGCTGGTCCCTGGAGCGTGAGGTGCCCGAGTTCGGCCGCACGCTTGGTGAGGAGCTGCTGGAGCCGACCCGGCTGTACACGCGCATGCTGCTTGACCTGATTGAGCAGGTGGACCCCGCCGACGCCGACCCCGCCGCTCTGCGCATTCGCGCCCTGGCGCACGTCACCGGCGGCGGCCTGGGGGCGAATCTGGCTCGTGTGCTGCCCGCCGGGACGGTGGCCGACGTCGATCGCGGCACCTGGGTGGTGCCCGCGGTGTTCGACGTCGTGCGCCGACTAGGCGCGGTCCCGTGGGACGACCTCGAGAGCACCCTCAACCTGGGGGTCGGCATGGTCGCCGTGGTGGCCGCCGACGCCGTTGGGGATGTTCTGCGCGGGGCCGAGGCTGCAGGCATGCCCGCCTGGGTGCTGGGCGGCGTCAGTGACGCCGCCGACTACGCGCCGCGGGGCCGACTGGTTTCCGGCACCAAGGGCGTTGACGGCGGCAGCGTTGACCTGCACGGGAGCTACCGGGTCGCCTGA
- a CDS encoding ABC transporter ATP-binding protein yields the protein MTTAAPGDPSSPEARHLSTSSTPPRRETRMSRRRPEGLVAHGPVGDPVITARNLSKIFGDEQSAVTALESVDAHLAHGRLTAILGPSGAGKTTLLRCLAGLETPTSGTIILAGEEISLLNQRRLTQLRRERIGLIFESQNLVPSLSVVENITLPLTLARRQVDTARLDRIVDVAGLRGRLDYGVGELTPELAQRVACARALLGAPAVVLADEPTGALGSAAAMQVLRILRTAVDELEQSVVVATHDAEVAAQADTVLFLHDGNVVAEMNQPDRDRLLDALHDLGDPSRAGIGVGGGEREVSQVEEAWAQPLSARRPARSRGDRPATGRTPASGPAPGGTHAPTTRPPTTGMIRASAGAEAGAARAAPPTRAALTTPTATTPGATSDSRGLARRAHGTGSLTSARGGSRRGDGLHGRRLHRGGGRSRHRGPGPRRGRDAARRIWTRPGPAVRNPDRAGGSAGHSRDVQQ from the coding sequence ATGACCACAGCCGCACCCGGGGACCCATCATCGCCCGAGGCACGCCATCTGAGCACCTCGTCAACGCCGCCTCGCCGCGAGACGCGCATGAGCCGCCGCCGCCCAGAGGGGCTGGTAGCCCACGGACCGGTGGGGGATCCGGTAATCACCGCCCGCAACCTGTCCAAGATCTTCGGCGATGAGCAGAGCGCCGTCACCGCCCTGGAGTCGGTGGACGCGCATCTGGCACACGGGCGCCTGACCGCCATCCTCGGCCCGTCCGGTGCCGGCAAGACCACCCTACTGCGCTGTCTGGCGGGCCTGGAGACACCCACCTCCGGAACTATCATCCTTGCCGGCGAGGAGATCTCCCTGCTCAACCAACGACGCCTGACCCAACTGCGCCGCGAGCGGATCGGACTGATCTTCGAGTCCCAGAACCTCGTCCCCTCCCTGAGCGTCGTAGAGAACATCACCCTGCCACTCACCCTGGCCCGACGGCAGGTTGACACGGCGCGCCTGGACCGGATCGTCGACGTCGCCGGCCTGCGTGGCCGCCTCGATTACGGCGTCGGCGAGCTGACCCCGGAACTGGCGCAGCGCGTGGCCTGCGCCCGCGCGCTCCTCGGCGCCCCCGCGGTAGTGCTCGCCGACGAGCCGACCGGAGCCCTCGGCTCGGCGGCCGCGATGCAGGTACTGCGCATTCTGCGTACTGCGGTCGACGAGCTGGAGCAGAGCGTCGTCGTCGCCACTCACGACGCCGAGGTTGCCGCCCAGGCGGATACGGTCCTGTTCCTGCACGACGGCAATGTCGTAGCCGAGATGAACCAGCCCGATCGGGATCGGCTCCTGGACGCGCTGCACGACCTGGGTGACCCGTCCCGGGCTGGAATCGGCGTCGGCGGGGGTGAGCGGGAGGTCTCGCAGGTAGAGGAGGCCTGGGCGCAGCCACTCAGCGCGCGCAGGCCCGCCCGTTCCCGCGGCGACCGTCCCGCGACTGGGAGGACACCGGCGAGCGGTCCCGCCCCGGGCGGAACGCACGCACCTACGACGCGGCCCCCCACGACTGGGATGATCCGGGCGAGCGCCGGGGCGGAGGCGGGCGCCGCCCGAGCCGCTCCACCGACACGGGCGGCACTGACAACGCCGACCGCAACAACCCCTGGGGCTACCAGTGATTCGCGTGGTCTGGCGCGGCGTGCGCATGGGACCGGGTCCCTCACTTCTGCTCGCGGTGGTAGCCGCCGCGGCGACGGTCTGCATGGCCGGCGCCTTCACCGTGGCGGCGGGCGGTCACGGCACCGGGGCCCCGGCCCTCGGCGAGGCCGGGACGCAGCTCGGCGCATATGGACGCGCCCTGGTCCTGCTGTTCGCAATCCTGATAGGGCTGGCGGTAGCGCTGGTCATAGCCGCGACGTTCAGCAGTAG
- a CDS encoding ABC transporter transmembrane domain-containing protein has product MPQSRSFRAAARRLLPQPNAPLPQPPSGITPGRLLRWLLRRAAAPLTVATLAAIISSIIQAIVPSFLGAALDAGIEHGLNPRVWAIALTLLGLFIVYAVGDTMLSYFRIHAWMRINFDIGRLVGRQVSTTGAGLTRQVSSGEVASIVASDAQYIGNFAERLPELIGSACAFLVVAAVMLSTSVRLGVIVLVGMPLVAWAVTPVIRPLQQRQSVQREAQSALTTITTDTVAGLRILRGIGGEDVFARRYQEASQELRRRGVAVAGTQSVLMSLQVLLPGLFVAVVVWAAARMAITGAITAGELVTFYGYTAYLSWPLMVFSYSVQDYTRALVGVRRLARLLAVRPEAGTVEERLVLDPARPERIAGDLLDSGSGVRVAAGRMTALVAADPDVSAELAVRLGRFDDAAPAVTLAGRPLTELPLAQVRASVVVSGATAQLFTGTLREALDARGAASPVPVDVAALVAAERDRVGVADVDQNVHAAVTHVDGDERLLAALEVADAHDVLSSLDLGLAGMITERGRSLSGGQRQRVALARALLTQAPTLVLVEPTSALDSHTEARVARRLRDARSGSTTVITTASPLVLEACDEVVFLDHTGRERLRAPHRELLTRARAGDPDAVAYRGVVARAIGQDAGTAQSRHGAGTAQSRHGAGTAQSRHGAGTAQSRHGAGTAQSRHGAGTAQSRHGAGTAQFQQDAVVPTEEVKP; this is encoded by the coding sequence ATGCCTCAATCCCGTTCCTTCCGCGCCGCCGCCCGGCGGCTCCTGCCGCAACCGAATGCCCCGCTCCCCCAGCCCCCCTCCGGCATTACTCCGGGGCGGCTATTGCGCTGGCTGCTACGGCGCGCCGCCGCGCCGCTGACCGTCGCCACCTTGGCGGCGATCATCTCCAGCATCATTCAGGCGATTGTGCCCTCATTCCTGGGTGCCGCCTTGGACGCCGGCATTGAGCATGGCCTGAACCCCAGGGTCTGGGCGATTGCGCTCACGCTGCTGGGGCTGTTCATCGTGTACGCCGTGGGTGACACGATGCTGTCTTACTTCCGCATCCACGCGTGGATGCGGATCAACTTCGACATCGGCCGCCTGGTCGGCCGCCAGGTGTCCACCACCGGCGCCGGCCTGACCCGACAGGTGTCTTCCGGGGAGGTCGCCTCGATTGTCGCCTCGGATGCGCAGTACATCGGTAATTTTGCCGAGCGGCTTCCGGAGCTGATCGGATCGGCCTGCGCCTTCCTGGTGGTCGCCGCAGTGATGCTGAGCACGTCGGTGCGGCTGGGTGTGATCGTGCTGGTGGGGATGCCGCTGGTGGCATGGGCGGTTACTCCCGTCATCCGGCCGCTGCAGCAGCGCCAGTCGGTGCAGCGCGAGGCCCAGTCGGCGCTTACCACTATCACCACCGACACTGTTGCCGGGCTGCGGATTCTGCGCGGGATCGGCGGGGAGGACGTGTTCGCGCGTCGCTACCAGGAGGCCTCGCAGGAGTTGCGGCGCCGCGGCGTGGCCGTGGCCGGAACCCAGTCGGTGCTAATGAGCCTGCAGGTGCTGCTGCCAGGGCTGTTCGTCGCCGTCGTCGTCTGGGCGGCAGCCCGGATGGCGATCACGGGGGCGATCACCGCCGGCGAGCTGGTGACCTTCTACGGTTATACCGCCTACCTGTCCTGGCCCCTGATGGTCTTCTCCTACTCGGTGCAGGACTACACGCGCGCCCTGGTGGGGGTGCGGCGCCTGGCCCGCCTGCTTGCGGTCAGGCCCGAGGCCGGCACGGTTGAGGAGCGGCTGGTCCTCGATCCGGCCCGCCCGGAGCGGATCGCCGGCGACCTGTTGGACTCCGGCTCCGGCGTGCGCGTGGCCGCGGGGCGCATGACCGCGCTCGTGGCGGCGGATCCGGACGTATCCGCCGAGCTGGCCGTTCGCCTGGGCCGCTTCGACGACGCCGCTCCGGCCGTCACGCTCGCCGGCCGCCCGCTGACGGAACTTCCCCTGGCGCAGGTGCGCGCCTCCGTCGTGGTCTCCGGGGCCACGGCGCAACTGTTCACCGGGACCCTGCGTGAGGCTTTGGACGCGCGCGGAGCCGCCTCCCCCGTGCCGGTAGATGTTGCTGCCCTGGTGGCTGCGGAGCGCGATCGGGTTGGGGTGGCAGACGTAGACCAGAACGTGCACGCAGCGGTGACGCATGTGGACGGCGATGAGCGGCTGCTCGCCGCCTTGGAGGTGGCTGACGCCCACGACGTCCTGTCCTCGCTGGACCTGGGCCTGGCGGGCATGATCACCGAGCGCGGCAGGTCATTGTCCGGTGGTCAGCGCCAGCGCGTCGCCCTGGCTCGGGCACTGCTTACGCAGGCGCCCACACTGGTGCTGGTTGAGCCGACCAGTGCGCTGGACTCGCATACGGAGGCCCGCGTGGCACGTCGCCTGCGCGACGCCCGGTCCGGCAGCACCACAGTCATCACAACCGCCTCGCCCTTGGTTCTAGAGGCCTGCGACGAGGTCGTCTTCCTCGATCACACCGGCCGCGAGCGCCTACGCGCCCCGCACCGGGAGCTGCTCACCCGTGCGCGCGCCGGCGATCCGGACGCTGTTGCCTACCGGGGAGTCGTAGCCCGCGCGATAGGACAGGACGCGGGCACGGCGCAGTCTCGGCACGGGGCGGGCACGGCGCAGTCTCGGCACGGGGCGGGCACGGCGCAGTCTCGGCACGGGGCGGGCACGGCGCAGTCTCGGCACGGGGCGGGCACGGCGCAGTCTCGGCACGGGGCGGGCACGGCGCAGTCTCGGCACGGGGCGGGCACGGCGCAGTTCCAGCAGGACGCCGTCGTCCCCACCGAGGAGGTGAAGCCCTGA
- a CDS encoding NAD(P)H-dependent oxidoreductase, whose amino-acid sequence MAKTTIFIFHPDLSQSTINLRLAQAAEGLEGVEIRDMYALYPDFNFDVEAEQDLLERTDRIVLQFPIQWYSSPPLLKKWEDDVLTWGWAYGTNGDALQGKELLLAVSAGAVAAHYRRFDTRRSVTDVLFRRRRRDRDAASSGYTMNDVLRPFQATSVIIGTEYLEPFVTPGATTMHTADLEARAKAYARYVTSRKLRVLDTYQ is encoded by the coding sequence ATGGCGAAGACAACCATCTTCATCTTCCACCCCGATCTCAGCCAGTCCACCATCAACCTGCGCCTGGCGCAGGCGGCGGAGGGCCTGGAGGGAGTCGAGATCCGAGACATGTACGCGCTGTACCCCGACTTCAACTTCGATGTCGAGGCCGAGCAGGACTTGCTGGAGCGCACGGATCGAATCGTGCTGCAGTTCCCGATTCAGTGGTACTCCAGTCCGCCTTTGCTGAAGAAGTGGGAGGACGACGTCCTGACGTGGGGCTGGGCCTACGGCACCAACGGGGACGCCCTGCAGGGCAAGGAGCTGCTTCTGGCCGTGTCCGCCGGTGCGGTGGCGGCCCACTATCGGCGCTTCGACACCCGCCGCTCGGTCACCGATGTGCTGTTCCGGCGGCGCCGCCGCGACCGTGACGCCGCCTCCTCCGGCTACACCATGAACGACGTGCTGCGCCCCTTCCAGGCCACCAGCGTGATCATTGGCACCGAGTACCTCGAGCCCTTCGTCACCCCGGGGGCGACGACGATGCACACCGCGGACCTGGAGGCACGCGCCAAGGCCTACGCCCGCTATGTGACTTCACGCAAGCTGCGCGTGCTGGACACTTACCAGTAG